One Ooceraea biroi isolate clonal line C1 chromosome 6, Obir_v5.4, whole genome shotgun sequence genomic window carries:
- the LOC113562118 gene encoding death-associated protein kinase related-like: MVQRRNDNEQVVPHGLFWRDKHGFRVGELTAASRGCGEGLAPTPTPASSSSNSANTTTTTPSSPSTTTTTTSTTSTSSTVTIPQVATGAEPPRHMETPPTMVPDQAPASGHHYHHHHHHHHHHHRVDTAFPRWQTCRCTSQQHEQER, encoded by the exons ATGGTGCAACGACGTAACGACAATGAAC AAGTCGTGCCCCACGGTCTATTTTGGCGAGATAAGCACGGGTTCCGGGTGGGAGAGCTAACCGCCGCCTCGCGGGGGTGTGGCGAAGGTCTCGCCCCGACTCCAACCCCcgccagcagcagcagcaacagcgccaataccaccaccaccacccccAGCAGCCCAAGCACGACCACTACAACCACCTCTACCACCTCTACCAGCAGCACCGTCACCATCCCACAAGTTGCAACGGGGGCTGAACCGCCCCGGCACATGGAGACACCCCCGACGATGGTCCCCGACCAGGCACCCGCCTCCGGCCATCATtatcaccatcaccatcatcatcatcatcatcatcatcgagtGGATACGGCATTTCCACGATGGCAGACGTGTCGCTGTACAAGTCAGCAACACGAGCAagaaagataa